One Paenisporosarcina sp. FSL H8-0542 genomic region harbors:
- a CDS encoding S8 family serine peptidase, giving the protein MSNSRKSMMVAMAASLALSTATIGAPAPADAAKLEKQVPVINVQKPAKKIPDRFVSPENPTEKVRIIVELEKAPAIETATQKGVLYKELPQSQRNSLEDSIEQDQKRVQTNISKFAKNIDFKENFTTVFNGFSAVVDAKDVARIALTPGVKSVHESTEYARPVATPEMTHSKELVQAQLAWEKYNFKGEGMVVGVIDTGIDPSHRDMILTDNATGDITSEEVSTLVGNGSVEAGKYFTAKVPYGYNYMDGNLEIRDIGPGASMHGMHVSGTVGANGDEENGGIKGVAPEAQLLALKVFGNDPLFPSTFGDIYVKAMDDAIKLGADVINMSLGSTAGYVDNSNPEQMAVTRAQDSGILVAISAGNSDMFGSGTFYPMADNQDYGLTGSPSVSKDSFGVASFENSHVTASSFTYEFDGVQTGRAMFLLANDAEPNDLPEEEYPIEFAGFGTPADFAGKDLTGKFALVSRGSISFVEKGLNAQAAGAAGVIVYNNAAGTISMASSSEIKIPYMSALQVDGQALKAALVAGTEVTVGFDGQYIEVASPTAGKMSGFTSWGPTPNLDFKPEITAPGGNIFSTFNNNEYGLMSGTSMAAPHVAGGTALVMERVNKEFGLTGAARVQFAKKLMMNTAKPVVLAEYDGMKEYVSPRRQGAGIMQLANALETDVMVTNKATGEAKVALKEIKDGKFNFTLKAKNFSDEAKNFNVDVQLQTDHALTTSGYNVVVPNIAGSNIVTDLVDVTAPESIEIAANGETEIQVSVDASLLKDMEGFETFVNGFFIDGFVTLEDSNEETSGNVPLTVPFFGFNGSWDDASIFDGSAWEESTYWGYQGLADQNGDSITGPSLDENFNPSKFAFSPNGDGNIDLAVPVYSLMRNAKKLEVNVLDANGNKVRTIRTDSNLTKNYIDSATNPAYKYNRDNGWDGKINGKPAPDGQYTIELRGVIDYEGAEWQSIKFPIILDTKAPTADISFDPETRTLSLANLADNEGGVGLDRVEVYANGELVFEDVASVEPYVLDEVLKIGDEVSVKVWDIAGNVTGMQNEFETKEPVIFFETPSDYFVEYKTSEVVVSGTVEDDSNVVSLKVNGVVADSFDGSKFTHKLKLTDGVKDVKVEAIDEHGNVMQIGRKIFVDTTKPTVQAVAATVPSGVKTSSPDPTIKVKVGDNFDELRLYLNGNEVFANPLSEPYAMLGYSQTVDVVLPLVNGKNDFELKVVDMVGHEATQNITVMKQDGVVTPPTQPPVVVPPVVDPKPVTYSDIASHWAKKEIETLATKKIILGKTADLFAPEDKLTRAEFAVLVSRALGLETKEYAGTFKDVTTNKAWAYAGIEAAARAGIINGKTDGTFNPDAKITREEIAAIIVRAVKHEDAALLNNLDTSKVFVDDKNISTFAKLSVKQAVALGIVSGRGGNVFSPQDNATRAESAVMLYRALNKLGDL; this is encoded by the coding sequence TTGAGTAATTCTAGAAAAAGCATGATGGTTGCAATGGCAGCTTCACTAGCACTTAGTACAGCAACAATCGGCGCACCAGCTCCAGCAGATGCTGCGAAATTAGAAAAACAGGTTCCTGTTATCAATGTGCAAAAACCGGCTAAAAAGATTCCGGATCGATTTGTTTCGCCTGAAAATCCAACTGAAAAAGTGCGTATCATCGTTGAACTTGAAAAAGCTCCAGCGATTGAAACGGCTACTCAAAAGGGTGTTCTTTACAAAGAACTTCCACAATCCCAACGTAATAGTTTAGAAGATTCAATTGAACAAGATCAAAAGAGGGTTCAAACAAACATTTCGAAGTTTGCTAAGAACATTGATTTCAAGGAAAACTTCACAACTGTATTCAATGGTTTCTCTGCTGTAGTCGATGCAAAAGATGTAGCACGTATCGCACTTACTCCTGGTGTTAAGTCTGTACACGAATCTACTGAATATGCACGCCCAGTAGCAACACCAGAAATGACACACTCAAAAGAATTAGTACAAGCCCAACTAGCGTGGGAAAAATATAACTTCAAAGGTGAAGGAATGGTTGTTGGTGTCATTGATACGGGGATTGACCCGTCTCACAGAGACATGATTCTTACAGATAATGCGACTGGTGACATCACTTCAGAAGAAGTAAGTACATTGGTTGGCAATGGTTCAGTAGAAGCGGGTAAATACTTCACTGCGAAAGTTCCTTACGGTTACAACTACATGGACGGCAACCTGGAAATCCGAGACATCGGTCCGGGAGCGTCAATGCATGGTATGCACGTTTCAGGTACTGTTGGAGCGAATGGTGACGAGGAAAACGGTGGGATTAAAGGTGTAGCTCCTGAAGCTCAACTTTTGGCACTTAAAGTATTTGGTAACGATCCATTGTTCCCATCAACCTTTGGTGACATTTATGTAAAAGCAATGGATGATGCAATCAAGCTTGGTGCAGACGTCATTAACATGTCATTAGGTTCAACAGCCGGGTATGTGGATAATTCGAATCCAGAACAAATGGCTGTAACACGTGCGCAAGATAGTGGTATTTTGGTAGCCATTTCTGCGGGGAACTCAGATATGTTTGGTTCTGGTACATTCTATCCAATGGCAGATAACCAAGATTACGGTTTGACTGGATCACCATCTGTTTCTAAAGATTCATTCGGTGTTGCCTCATTCGAAAATAGCCACGTTACGGCTTCAAGTTTCACATATGAATTTGATGGTGTCCAAACAGGACGTGCAATGTTCTTGCTAGCCAATGATGCAGAACCGAACGATCTTCCTGAAGAAGAATACCCAATCGAATTTGCAGGTTTCGGTACACCAGCTGATTTCGCTGGGAAAGATTTAACAGGTAAATTTGCTTTAGTATCTCGCGGAAGTATTTCTTTCGTTGAAAAAGGTCTAAATGCACAAGCTGCAGGAGCAGCTGGTGTTATTGTTTATAACAATGCAGCAGGTACAATCAGCATGGCTTCAAGTTCAGAGATTAAAATTCCTTATATGTCAGCACTTCAAGTGGATGGACAGGCACTAAAAGCAGCACTTGTTGCAGGAACAGAAGTTACTGTAGGTTTCGATGGGCAATATATCGAAGTGGCTAGTCCGACTGCAGGAAAAATGTCTGGATTCACTTCTTGGGGTCCGACACCGAACTTGGATTTCAAACCTGAAATCACAGCTCCAGGTGGAAACATCTTCTCGACATTCAATAACAATGAATACGGTTTGATGAGCGGTACGTCAATGGCAGCGCCACACGTAGCCGGAGGTACGGCATTGGTAATGGAACGTGTGAACAAAGAGTTCGGCTTGACTGGCGCAGCTCGCGTACAGTTTGCTAAAAAATTGATGATGAACACAGCTAAACCAGTAGTTTTGGCTGAATACGATGGTATGAAAGAATACGTATCACCACGTCGTCAAGGGGCTGGAATCATGCAGCTTGCAAACGCTTTGGAAACAGATGTAATGGTAACAAACAAAGCAACAGGCGAAGCGAAAGTAGCCTTGAAAGAAATCAAAGATGGCAAATTTAATTTCACATTGAAAGCGAAAAACTTCTCGGATGAAGCGAAAAACTTCAATGTTGATGTTCAACTTCAAACTGACCATGCATTGACAACTTCTGGATATAACGTAGTTGTACCAAACATTGCAGGTTCAAATATCGTGACGGACCTAGTGGATGTTACGGCTCCTGAGTCTATAGAAATCGCTGCAAATGGCGAAACTGAAATTCAAGTATCTGTAGATGCTTCTCTATTGAAAGACATGGAAGGCTTCGAAACATTCGTAAACGGATTCTTCATTGACGGTTTCGTTACACTTGAAGATTCAAACGAAGAAACATCAGGAAATGTACCTTTGACAGTTCCGTTCTTTGGCTTCAATGGTTCATGGGATGATGCATCAATTTTTGACGGCAGTGCTTGGGAAGAATCCACTTACTGGGGTTACCAAGGATTGGCTGACCAAAACGGTGACTCTATCACTGGTCCATCATTAGATGAAAACTTCAACCCATCGAAATTTGCTTTCTCACCAAATGGCGATGGTAACATCGACTTGGCAGTCCCGGTTTACTCATTAATGCGTAATGCTAAGAAATTAGAAGTAAATGTATTAGATGCAAACGGCAACAAAGTACGTACAATCCGAACTGATTCCAATTTAACGAAAAACTATATTGATTCTGCAACAAATCCAGCTTATAAGTACAATCGAGATAATGGATGGGATGGGAAAATCAATGGAAAACCTGCTCCGGATGGCCAATATACGATTGAATTACGCGGTGTAATCGATTATGAGGGGGCTGAATGGCAATCAATCAAGTTCCCAATCATCCTCGATACTAAAGCACCTACTGCAGACATTTCTTTCGATCCTGAAACAAGAACATTATCTCTTGCAAACCTTGCAGATAATGAGGGTGGGGTAGGACTAGATAGAGTTGAAGTGTATGCGAACGGAGAATTGGTATTTGAGGATGTAGCATCAGTAGAACCATACGTTCTTGATGAAGTTCTTAAAATTGGTGACGAAGTATCTGTTAAGGTATGGGATATTGCTGGTAACGTGACGGGAATGCAAAATGAATTCGAAACAAAAGAGCCAGTTATTTTCTTCGAAACTCCATCGGACTATTTTGTGGAGTACAAAACTTCAGAAGTAGTGGTATCTGGTACGGTTGAAGATGATTCGAACGTGGTTTCACTGAAAGTAAATGGTGTAGTTGCTGATTCATTCGACGGTTCTAAGTTCACTCATAAGTTGAAGCTTACTGACGGTGTGAAAGACGTGAAAGTGGAGGCAATTGACGAGCATGGCAACGTAATGCAAATCGGTCGTAAAATCTTTGTTGATACAACAAAACCGACAGTTCAAGCTGTTGCGGCAACTGTACCATCTGGAGTAAAAACATCTTCGCCAGATCCAACAATCAAAGTTAAGGTTGGCGATAACTTCGATGAACTTCGTCTATACCTCAACGGTAACGAAGTATTTGCAAATCCATTATCTGAACCTTATGCAATGTTAGGTTACAGCCAAACAGTTGATGTTGTTCTTCCATTAGTAAATGGCAAAAATGACTTCGAATTGAAAGTAGTTGACATGGTAGGTCACGAGGCTACTCAGAACATCACGGTTATGAAACAAGATGGAGTTGTTACGCCGCCGACGCAACCACCAGTGGTAGTACCACCAGTTGTTGATCCAAAACCAGTAACATACAGTGATATCGCTAGCCACTGGGCTAAGAAAGAAATCGAGACATTAGCAACGAAGAAAATCATTCTTGGTAAAACAGCTGATTTGTTTGCACCGGAAGATAAATTGACTCGTGCTGAGTTCGCTGTATTGGTTTCGCGTGCTCTTGGTTTAGAAACAAAAGAATATGCTGGTACATTCAAAGATGTAACAACAAACAAAGCTTGGGCTTACGCTGGAATCGAAGCGGCAGCTCGCGCTGGCATCATCAACGGTAAAACTGATGGAACGTTCAATCCAGACGCGAAAATCACACGTGAAGAAATCGCAGCAATCATTGTCCGTGCTGTGAAACACGAAGATGCTGCATTATTGAACAATCTTGATACTTCAAAAGTGTTCGTTGATGATAAAAATATCAGTACTTTTGCGAAACTAAGCGTTAAACAAGCAGTGGCTTTAGGAATCGTATCTGGCCGTGGCGGCAACGTCTTCTCTCCGCAAGACAATGCAACACGCGCTGAATCAGCAGTTATGCTGTACCGTGCCCTTAACAAACTAGGCGATCTATAA